The Aureispira anguillae genome contains a region encoding:
- a CDS encoding anthranilate synthase component II, whose protein sequence is MRLLIIDNYDSFTYNLVQYLREICTGTIEVYRNDQIQLEDIDAYDTIVLSPGPGLPEDAGMLLDIIKTYTGRKPILGVCLGHQAIGQVFGAELKNIENVYHGVATPIHILNHQGIFEGQEHQITVGRYHSWVVDPNSLPDCLEILAEDEHGQIMALQHKTQLTVGMQFHPESVLTPQGKALLSNFIKIAINQPVQY, encoded by the coding sequence ATGAGATTATTAATCATAGATAACTACGATTCTTTTACCTACAATTTGGTACAATATCTAAGAGAGATTTGTACAGGCACAATAGAAGTCTATCGAAACGACCAAATTCAATTGGAGGACATTGATGCCTACGATACTATTGTGTTATCGCCAGGACCAGGTTTACCTGAAGATGCAGGGATGTTGCTGGATATAATTAAAACATATACAGGACGAAAGCCAATTTTGGGCGTTTGTTTAGGGCATCAGGCAATTGGGCAGGTATTTGGTGCTGAATTAAAAAATATTGAAAACGTTTATCACGGAGTAGCGACCCCCATTCATATTCTAAATCATCAGGGAATTTTTGAGGGGCAGGAGCATCAAATAACAGTAGGGCGTTACCATTCTTGGGTGGTTGATCCTAATAGTTTGCCAGACTGTTTAGAGATTTTAGCAGAAGACGAACACGGGCAAATTATGGCTTTACAGCATAAGACGCAACTTACGGTGGGGATGCAATTTCATCCCGAATCTGTTTTAACTCCTCAAGGAAAAGCCCTATTGAGCAATTTTATAAAGATCGCCATCAACCAACCTGTACAATATTAA
- the trpD gene encoding anthranilate phosphoribosyltransferase, with translation MKKILQRLFQQEYLSQKEAKEILIQIAREEFNPAHIAAFLTVFQMRPIATNELIGFRNALLELCLSIDLTDYDSVDLCGTGGDGKDTFNISTLAAVVVAGAGYTVTKHGNYGVSSVCGSSNVLEKLGYTFTNDEKKLRHQLDQHQLCFLHAPLFHPAMKAVGGIRKALGIRTFFNLLGPLVNPIQPNKQMVGVSNLETVRLYQYVLQQTNKEFAIVHALDGYDEVSLTGEFKIITPRSEERLAPKTVGQQQHDAIALHGGATVDAAAKIFLNILEGKGSQAQNEVVCTNAGIAIQRFNPKKELIDCIEEAKDALLSKKAYHNFKQLIQ, from the coding sequence ATGAAAAAGATATTACAACGCTTATTTCAGCAAGAATATTTGAGTCAAAAAGAAGCTAAAGAAATACTTATTCAGATTGCAAGAGAAGAGTTTAATCCTGCACATATTGCTGCTTTTTTGACTGTTTTTCAAATGCGCCCAATTGCAACAAATGAATTGATAGGTTTTAGAAATGCCTTGCTAGAACTCTGTTTAAGTATCGACTTGACCGATTATGATAGTGTAGATTTATGTGGAACGGGGGGAGATGGAAAAGATACATTCAATATTTCCACCTTGGCGGCAGTAGTAGTAGCAGGAGCGGGCTATACCGTTACCAAACATGGAAATTATGGGGTATCGTCTGTTTGTGGTTCTTCTAATGTTTTGGAAAAGTTGGGGTATACGTTTACCAACGATGAAAAAAAATTAAGACATCAACTCGATCAACATCAGCTTTGCTTTTTGCATGCCCCTCTATTTCATCCAGCCATGAAAGCAGTTGGAGGCATTCGGAAAGCTTTAGGCATTCGTACTTTTTTTAATTTATTAGGTCCCTTAGTGAATCCCATACAGCCGAATAAGCAAATGGTAGGCGTCTCTAATTTAGAAACGGTACGACTGTATCAATATGTATTGCAACAAACCAACAAAGAATTCGCAATTGTACATGCACTAGATGGTTATGACGAAGTATCTCTAACTGGGGAATTTAAAATTATTACACCTAGAAGTGAGGAGCGTTTGGCGCCTAAAACAGTAGGGCAACAACAGCATGATGCTATCGCCTTGCATGGAGGCGCAACGGTAGATGCCGCAGCTAAAATATTCTTAAACATACTTGAAGGGAAGGGGAGTCAAGCGCAAAACGAAGTGGTTTGTACCAATGCTGGTATAGCGATTCAACGTTTCAATCCTAAAAAGGAATTGATAGACTGTATTGAAGAAGCCAAAGATGCCCTACTAAGTAAAAAAGCCTATCATAATTTTAAGCAATTAATCCAATAA
- the trpC gene encoding indole-3-glycerol phosphate synthase TrpC codes for MKTILDTITAYKRKEVENQKALYPTQLLEKSIYFETAVVSLVEFLKRPDMQGIIAEFKRQSPSKGIINSYAKVEEVSIGYMQAGASALSVLTDNHFFGGSTNDLIEARTFNYAPILNKNFVIDEYQIVEAKSIGADVVLLIAECLTKQELKRLAQFAKGLGMEVLMELHTQEQLEKVCPEVDLVGVNNRNLKTFEVDLENSLRIAEQLPVDVVKVAESGINNPDTVVLLQQHGFEGFLIGEYFMKHARPQEACARFIQQVAQKNSKIIQYES; via the coding sequence ATGAAAACAATATTAGATACAATAACAGCATATAAAAGAAAAGAGGTTGAAAACCAAAAAGCACTATACCCTACTCAATTGCTGGAAAAGAGCATTTATTTTGAGACCGCTGTTGTTTCTTTAGTCGAATTTTTGAAACGCCCTGATATGCAGGGCATCATAGCCGAATTTAAACGCCAGTCGCCATCCAAAGGCATTATCAATAGTTATGCAAAAGTAGAAGAAGTTTCTATTGGTTATATGCAGGCAGGGGCCTCTGCGTTGTCTGTATTAACAGATAATCATTTTTTTGGAGGCAGTACCAACGATTTAATAGAGGCAAGAACCTTTAATTATGCTCCTATTTTGAATAAAAATTTTGTGATTGATGAGTATCAAATCGTAGAGGCGAAGTCGATAGGAGCAGATGTTGTTCTTTTAATTGCAGAATGCTTAACAAAACAAGAACTAAAACGCTTGGCTCAATTTGCAAAAGGGCTAGGCATGGAGGTCTTGATGGAACTACATACACAAGAGCAGTTAGAAAAAGTATGCCCAGAGGTTGATTTAGTAGGGGTTAATAATAGAAATCTAAAAACCTTTGAGGTGGATTTAGAAAATTCGCTAAGAATAGCGGAACAACTGCCTGTTGATGTGGTCAAAGTAGCCGAAAGTGGTATTAATAATCCTGATACTGTTGTGTTACTTCAGCAACATGGTTTTGAAGGCTTTTTAATTGGAGAATATTTTATGAAGCACGCTCGACCACAGGAAGCTTGCGCTAGGTTTATTCAGCAAGTTGCTCAAAAAAATTCAAAAATAATTCAGTATGAAAGTTAA
- a CDS encoding phosphoribosylanthranilate isomerase codes for MKVKVCGMRAVDNLLELTQLNIDFVGFIFYPKSSRYVAVPPVATIPHRIQKVGVFVNARLEEIDRNAEQFSLNYIQLHGDETVEYCQALKAKGYRLIKAFAVDETFDFDQLNAYEDYCDFFLLDAKGKSYGGNGIQFDWQILEHYTSQKHFFLSGGIDLGSINAIKNLAIPQLYGIDINSKFEIAPALKDIPKVQQLLDELIA; via the coding sequence ATGAAAGTTAAAGTTTGTGGTATGCGAGCCGTGGATAACTTGTTGGAGTTAACACAGCTAAATATTGATTTTGTCGGCTTTATATTTTACCCTAAATCATCAAGATATGTTGCTGTTCCTCCTGTTGCAACTATTCCACATAGGATTCAGAAAGTAGGTGTTTTTGTCAATGCTCGTTTGGAGGAAATAGATCGAAACGCTGAGCAATTTAGCTTAAATTATATCCAATTGCATGGAGACGAAACGGTTGAGTATTGTCAAGCCCTAAAGGCAAAAGGCTATCGACTTATCAAGGCTTTTGCCGTAGATGAAACCTTTGATTTTGACCAGTTGAATGCCTACGAGGATTATTGTGATTTTTTCTTGTTGGATGCCAAGGGCAAGTCTTATGGTGGCAATGGAATTCAGTTTGATTGGCAGATTCTGGAGCATTATACTTCTCAAAAACATTTTTTCTTAAGTGGGGGGATTGATTTGGGTAGCATAAACGCCATTAAAAATCTAGCAATTCCTCAATTGTATGGGATTGATATCAACAGTAAATTTGAAATAGCGCCTGCGCTCAAAGATATTCCTAAAGTACAACAATTATTAGATGAATTAATCGCCTAA
- the trpB gene encoding tryptophan synthase subunit beta, translating to MASYNIDERGYYGVFGGAYIPEMLYPNVEELRKQYLKITATAAFKKEFDALLKDYVGRPTPLYFAKRLSQKYNTNIYLKREDLCHTGAHKINNTIGQILLAKALNKPRIIAETGAGQHGVATATVCALMGLECIVYMGVLDVQRQAPNVARMKMLGAKVVPVYSGSKTLKDATNEAIRDWINNPVNTHYIIGSVVGPHPYPDMVARFQSVISEEIKQQLKEQIGRANPDRIIACVGGGSNAAGAFFHYMEEETVDLIAVEAAGEGIHSGKSAATSVLGTEGVIHASRTLLMQTADGQIVEPHSISAGLDYPGIGPLHAHLIKTKRAQALAVTDREALTAAYELTKLEGIIPALESAHALAALDQLTFQPDEITVLNLSGRGDKDLETYMKHL from the coding sequence ATGGCTAGTTATAATATAGATGAACGAGGTTATTATGGAGTGTTTGGAGGGGCTTATATCCCTGAAATGCTCTACCCAAATGTAGAAGAACTGAGAAAGCAATACCTAAAAATTACTGCCACTGCTGCATTTAAAAAAGAGTTTGATGCCTTGCTTAAAGACTATGTAGGAAGACCAACGCCCTTATATTTTGCCAAGCGCCTAAGCCAGAAATACAACACGAATATTTATTTAAAACGTGAAGATCTCTGTCATACTGGAGCGCATAAAATTAACAATACCATCGGGCAAATTTTGTTGGCTAAAGCTTTGAATAAACCAAGGATTATTGCCGAAACAGGAGCTGGGCAACATGGAGTAGCAACGGCAACCGTTTGCGCTTTGATGGGCTTGGAATGTATTGTTTACATGGGGGTTTTGGATGTGCAACGCCAAGCTCCGAATGTAGCTCGGATGAAAATGCTAGGCGCAAAGGTAGTGCCTGTTTATAGTGGCAGTAAAACCTTAAAAGACGCTACAAACGAAGCGATTAGAGATTGGATCAATAATCCTGTAAATACACATTATATCATTGGGTCGGTTGTAGGACCGCATCCTTATCCTGACATGGTTGCTCGTTTTCAATCGGTTATTAGTGAAGAAATAAAACAGCAATTAAAGGAACAAATCGGGAGAGCTAACCCAGATCGTATTATCGCCTGTGTAGGAGGAGGGAGCAATGCTGCGGGCGCTTTTTTTCATTATATGGAAGAAGAAACCGTGGATTTGATTGCCGTAGAGGCCGCAGGAGAGGGGATTCATTCGGGGAAATCAGCTGCAACGAGTGTTTTGGGGACGGAAGGGGTGATTCATGCTAGTAGAACACTCTTAATGCAAACAGCCGATGGGCAGATTGTTGAGCCTCATTCTATTTCAGCAGGCTTGGATTATCCTGGGATTGGTCCGTTGCATGCGCATTTGATTAAGACCAAACGTGCTCAAGCTTTGGCTGTTACGGATCGAGAAGCCTTAACAGCTGCTTATGAATTAACAAAGTTGGAAGGAATAATTCCTGCTTTGGAAAGTGCACATGCCTTAGCGGCTTTAGATCAATTAACCTTTCAGCCTGATGAAATAACGGTTTTAAACTTGTCAGGAAGAGGAGATAAAGATTTAGAGACGTATATGAAACACCTTTAA
- the trpA gene encoding tryptophan synthase subunit alpha — protein sequence MNRINQLFERKQKEILNIYCTAGYPKLESTEDIVLGLDQAGVDLVEIGMPYSDPLADGPTIQASSTIALNNGMSIKKLFEQIEQVRKQTNLPIILMGYINPVMQYGVETFLEACQRVGVDGLILPDLPMYEYENHYQASFEAYDIRMIFLVTPQTSTERIKKIDQLSNAFIYVVSSAATTGKQTGFGEENIAYFKRIKALKLKNPTLIGFGISDATAYQSVCEYANGAIIGSAFIRMLEHSNQIKQDIRQFVVGIKGEIAVK from the coding sequence ATGAATAGAATTAATCAATTGTTCGAACGAAAACAAAAAGAAATACTCAACATATATTGTACAGCAGGTTACCCCAAATTAGAATCAACGGAGGATATTGTTCTTGGCTTGGATCAGGCAGGAGTAGATTTGGTTGAAATTGGGATGCCTTATTCTGACCCTTTGGCAGATGGTCCTACTATTCAGGCAAGTAGTACGATTGCCCTTAACAATGGAATGTCTATCAAAAAGCTTTTTGAGCAAATTGAGCAAGTAAGAAAACAAACCAACTTGCCAATTATCTTAATGGGATACATCAACCCTGTTATGCAATATGGGGTAGAAACTTTCCTTGAAGCCTGCCAAAGAGTAGGCGTAGACGGTTTAATCTTACCTGATTTACCAATGTACGAATATGAAAACCATTACCAAGCAAGTTTTGAAGCTTATGATATTCGAATGATCTTTTTGGTGACTCCTCAAACATCTACAGAGCGAATTAAAAAAATTGATCAATTAAGCAATGCCTTTATTTATGTCGTTTCTTCTGCGGCAACAACTGGAAAACAAACGGGTTTTGGTGAAGAAAATATTGCTTATTTCAAACGGATCAAAGCACTAAAGTTAAAGAATCCTACTTTAATTGGTTTCGGTATTTCTGATGCAACAGCTTATCAAAGCGTTTGTGAATATGCCAATGGAGCCATTATAGGAAGTGCTTTTATTAGAATGTTAGAACATAGCAATCAAATAAAACAGGATATCAGGCAGTTTGTAGTGGGAATAAAAGGAGAGATAGCTGTCAAATAA
- the aroF gene encoding 3-deoxy-7-phosphoheptulonate synthase: MIIQLEKNISNTQYKELIEKLKSINYQYTSVKTQFQEYLVAIGKQAFDIRSIGVLDGVKDLHRVSDNYKLVSSKWKVKDTVIDLGDNVKIGGGNFTVMAGPCSIEGEAQIEETVKHLVQNNVRIMRGGVYKPRSSPYSFRGMGLDGLKLFYKACQANGIKIITEVMQVSQIEDMLDYVDVLQVGARNAQNFNLLDALGKVDKPVLLKRGISGTIDELLQAAEYVFSNGNEKIMLCERGIRSFEKSYRNTLDLNAVPILKDKSHLPVIVDPSHGIGVRKHVEQMALAGIMAGADGLIVEVHRQPEKAFSDGQQTLSFMEAELLYQKIKQTVSLRDSF, from the coding sequence ATGATTATTCAATTAGAGAAGAATATAAGCAATACTCAATATAAAGAACTTATAGAAAAACTAAAGAGTATTAATTACCAGTATACTAGTGTTAAAACGCAGTTTCAAGAATATTTGGTAGCAATCGGAAAACAAGCGTTTGACATTCGTAGTATTGGGGTGTTAGATGGTGTAAAGGATTTGCATAGAGTGAGCGATAATTATAAATTGGTTTCTAGCAAATGGAAAGTAAAAGATACTGTTATTGATTTGGGAGATAATGTAAAGATAGGAGGTGGAAATTTTACGGTTATGGCTGGTCCTTGTTCTATAGAAGGAGAGGCACAGATCGAAGAAACGGTTAAACATTTGGTTCAAAACAATGTTCGTATAATGAGAGGCGGCGTTTACAAGCCTAGAAGTTCGCCTTATTCTTTTAGAGGAATGGGCTTAGACGGCTTAAAACTTTTTTATAAGGCTTGCCAAGCAAATGGAATTAAAATTATTACAGAGGTGATGCAAGTATCGCAGATAGAAGACATGCTGGATTATGTGGATGTCCTTCAGGTTGGTGCTAGAAATGCTCAGAATTTTAATTTGTTGGATGCTTTGGGGAAAGTAGATAAGCCTGTGTTGCTAAAACGAGGAATTTCAGGAACAATTGATGAGCTATTGCAGGCCGCAGAGTATGTTTTTTCGAATGGCAATGAGAAAATTATGCTTTGTGAACGAGGAATTCGATCTTTTGAGAAAAGTTATCGGAATACATTGGATTTAAATGCCGTTCCAATTCTGAAAGATAAATCGCACTTGCCCGTTATTGTTGATCCCTCGCATGGAATTGGCGTACGCAAACATGTTGAGCAAATGGCTTTGGCTGGCATTATGGCAGGGGCAGATGGTTTGATTGTGGAGGTGCATCGCCAGCCTGAAAAAGCCTTTTCTGATGGACAACAAACCCTTTCGTTTATGGAAGCTGAATTGTTGTATCAAAAAATAAAACAAACTGTTAGTTTACGAGATTCTTTTTAA
- a CDS encoding 3-phosphoshikimate 1-carboxyvinyltransferase has product MMTLKTKKLQGEITLNGSKSISNRILMIQAILGEEFPILGLSNAKDTTTLKGLLSKLHEPILDAGEAGTAYRFMTAYLAWKGNNQVLMGTKRMCERPIGVLADALNGLGAQIHYLGKKGYPPLQMKTHEIDGWKQRVCMGADVSSQFISALLLIAPVLPKGIELILEGKVISRPYIQMTLNLMEEFGILALWHNDMIKVPPQKYQPKSFRVEADWSAASYYYSLVALSDSAQLQLNGLQEKSVQGDAVIVDIMKQFGVKTTFNKKGILLTKEPTEITHFKYDCSDCPDIAQTLAVMCAALEVNALLTGLETLTIKETDRIHAVKVELEKLGCEIETTANSLWVKKGITNKNQAARVGTYDDHRMAMAFAPLALVLNQVKMEDKQVVNKSYPKFWDDFNYLGLTNY; this is encoded by the coding sequence ATGATGACGCTTAAAACCAAAAAACTTCAAGGAGAAATTACATTAAATGGATCTAAAAGTATCAGCAATCGAATCCTAATGATTCAAGCAATATTGGGCGAAGAGTTTCCGATTCTTGGATTGTCAAATGCCAAAGATACGACTACCTTAAAAGGTCTTTTGAGCAAATTACACGAACCTATCTTAGATGCAGGAGAAGCAGGGACGGCTTACCGTTTTATGACAGCATATTTGGCTTGGAAAGGCAACAACCAAGTTTTGATGGGAACCAAAAGAATGTGCGAACGTCCGATTGGTGTTTTGGCTGATGCGCTCAATGGGTTGGGCGCCCAAATTCATTATCTGGGCAAAAAGGGCTACCCGCCATTACAAATGAAAACACATGAAATAGATGGATGGAAACAACGGGTGTGCATGGGGGCTGATGTGAGCAGTCAATTTATTTCTGCTTTATTGCTAATTGCTCCTGTATTGCCCAAAGGGATAGAATTGATCTTAGAAGGCAAGGTTATTTCTCGACCTTATATCCAAATGACTTTAAATTTGATGGAAGAGTTTGGCATTCTTGCCCTATGGCACAATGATATGATAAAAGTGCCGCCTCAAAAATATCAGCCCAAATCATTTAGAGTAGAGGCAGATTGGTCGGCAGCTTCCTATTATTATAGCTTAGTAGCACTTTCTGACAGTGCTCAACTTCAATTGAATGGCTTGCAAGAAAAATCCGTACAAGGAGATGCGGTAATTGTTGATATTATGAAGCAATTTGGAGTAAAAACTACCTTTAATAAAAAGGGCATTTTACTGACAAAGGAACCTACAGAAATTACACATTTCAAATACGATTGTTCCGATTGCCCTGATATTGCCCAAACGTTAGCCGTAATGTGTGCGGCTTTGGAGGTAAATGCATTACTCACAGGTCTGGAAACCTTAACAATTAAAGAGACCGATCGAATTCATGCGGTAAAGGTAGAATTAGAAAAATTGGGCTGTGAAATAGAAACAACTGCCAACTCTCTTTGGGTTAAGAAAGGTATTACTAATAAAAATCAAGCGGCAAGGGTTGGAACCTATGATGACCATAGAATGGCAATGGCCTTTGCGCCCCTTGCCTTAGTGCTAAATCAGGTGAAAATGGAAGATAAGCAGGTGGTCAACAAGTCTTATCCCAAGTTTTGGGATGATTTTAACTATTTAGGCTTGACAAATTATTAA
- a CDS encoding glycosyl hydrolase family 18 protein, whose translation MKTHHILALTLSISIGLLWQATLLAQYQFPSVHQEQLDYYNSLGPMTALQWDKINGYSPMPSKGQQRSNCSLDKIVFGWHPYWVGSAYNNYDWDLLSDLSYFSYEVDAATGNAVSTHGWATANVIDVAKSNGVRVNLCVTLFSNHATFFGSSTAQQTLISNLIGMVQSRGANGVNIDFEQIPSSQKTNFTNFMINLATQMHTAIPGSQVSTVLYAVDWNNIFDVTALAPHVDLFIIMGYDYYWTNSSNAGPNDPLYSYLSNSYLYSLSRSITDYLSKGLPAHQLVLGLPYYGREWPVVGNTIPAATTGGGTARTYKTVEDNLSGNYNNRLWNNPSQTPYYSFHDGTSWRQCFAMDEEGLAKRLDVVLRRDLAGMGIWALGYDDGYHELWDVIEQKMTPCRTVPCIDTLYDMGGADRNYYNKEDYIYTVNPQNGAYPLTLDFTMFDVELNYDYLKLYNGTDTTAPLIGSYTGTNSPGNLTASSGAVTFWFESDGATTAPGWEVIYNCNLPTNTLADTIILGTTAGTQLNCGNPYHWLYDSGGEAGHYANNESLQQTFCNNDTSKAVRISFRPNPTADEQVKLSSTSSGNDYLYLYNGANSNANLIGVYTGASSAAPQPGTFISSGNCLTVKMETDGNTTNEGFKARLYCSDPPTSVAPIWVGGNAGTTLFTDNGGLTGNYNNNENYTKTYCPDATAPVGEVVWARFNDTIGIERNWDYLYVFDGANTETGRLIAVYTGDTLNTNLLATIKATTANASGCLTFQFYSDGATVASGWEATIYTGKARKGYGAEDCIDATPILEENKTYAGSTMLATGRPDGPDPSLNIALAALPNCSGANAITRLENTVWYRFTTADTFCMANQMMIRLDNISCQSVAGTGSGVQFVLYEAASCQNGSTWGSPIYCADKLLSGDSILMTNLLQPNTKYYIMIDGYAGQHCNFDLQIENSDSMPCIFAGTKPKVVKSVGFRAYPNPATHILNLAYDQAPQGNAILQIVDVTGRVVQQEQILIEDRHWEYQLDIRSLPQGIYIYQLKTDGERQFGKFRKM comes from the coding sequence ATGAAAACACACCATATTTTAGCGCTAACTCTATCTATAAGCATAGGGCTTTTGTGGCAAGCTACATTATTGGCTCAATATCAATTCCCTTCTGTTCACCAAGAGCAACTTGATTATTACAATAGTTTGGGTCCCATGACAGCCTTGCAATGGGACAAAATAAATGGCTATAGCCCTATGCCCAGCAAGGGGCAGCAGCGTTCTAATTGTTCCTTGGACAAAATAGTTTTTGGCTGGCATCCTTATTGGGTGGGAAGTGCTTATAATAATTATGATTGGGATTTATTATCTGATCTTTCGTATTTTTCTTACGAAGTGGACGCTGCGACAGGAAATGCGGTTTCTACGCATGGTTGGGCAACTGCTAATGTGATCGATGTTGCCAAATCTAATGGTGTTCGGGTTAACCTATGCGTCACTTTATTTTCTAATCATGCTACTTTTTTTGGAAGTAGCACCGCCCAACAAACCTTAATCTCTAACTTGATAGGAATGGTGCAAAGTCGAGGAGCCAATGGCGTAAACATTGATTTTGAGCAAATTCCTAGCAGCCAGAAAACCAATTTCACAAACTTCATGATCAATCTGGCAACACAAATGCACACCGCTATTCCTGGCTCGCAAGTAAGTACGGTATTGTATGCTGTAGATTGGAATAATATATTTGATGTAACGGCTTTAGCACCTCATGTGGATTTGTTTATTATTATGGGCTATGATTATTATTGGACAAATAGTAGCAATGCTGGCCCTAACGACCCTTTATATAGTTACCTTTCCAATAGTTATTTGTACAGTTTATCTCGATCAATTACAGACTATTTGTCAAAGGGGCTACCTGCCCATCAATTGGTATTGGGCTTGCCGTATTATGGTCGAGAATGGCCTGTGGTTGGCAATACTATTCCCGCTGCTACGACAGGGGGAGGCACCGCACGAACTTACAAAACAGTAGAAGACAACCTTAGTGGAAACTATAACAATCGCCTGTGGAACAATCCTAGCCAAACGCCTTATTATTCCTTTCATGATGGAACTTCTTGGAGGCAGTGTTTTGCAATGGACGAAGAAGGCTTAGCCAAACGGTTGGATGTGGTGTTACGGCGAGATTTAGCAGGAATGGGAATTTGGGCTTTGGGGTATGACGATGGCTATCATGAGCTTTGGGATGTGATTGAACAGAAAATGACACCTTGTAGAACAGTGCCTTGTATTGATACTTTATATGATATGGGAGGTGCTGATCGTAATTATTACAACAAAGAGGATTACATTTATACCGTCAATCCACAAAACGGAGCTTATCCTCTGACCTTAGATTTTACAATGTTTGATGTAGAGTTAAATTATGACTATCTCAAACTTTATAATGGAACAGATACAACCGCTCCTTTGATTGGCAGTTATACAGGAACCAATAGTCCTGGCAATCTAACAGCAAGCAGTGGAGCAGTTACTTTTTGGTTTGAATCTGACGGCGCAACAACCGCTCCTGGTTGGGAAGTTATTTATAATTGTAACTTACCTACCAATACACTTGCAGATACGATTATTTTAGGGACAACAGCAGGAACGCAACTAAACTGTGGTAATCCTTATCATTGGTTGTACGATAGTGGAGGAGAGGCAGGGCATTATGCCAATAATGAAAGCCTACAGCAGACCTTTTGTAATAATGATACCAGCAAAGCCGTTCGCATTTCTTTTCGTCCTAACCCAACTGCTGATGAACAAGTAAAACTGAGTAGCACAAGTTCAGGGAATGATTATCTTTATTTGTACAATGGGGCGAATAGCAATGCTAATTTAATTGGCGTATATACTGGAGCTTCTTCTGCGGCACCTCAGCCTGGGACTTTTATTTCTAGTGGCAACTGTTTGACGGTTAAAATGGAAACGGATGGCAATACAACCAATGAAGGGTTCAAGGCACGGTTGTATTGTAGCGACCCGCCTACTTCAGTGGCACCTATTTGGGTAGGAGGAAATGCAGGAACGACTCTTTTTACAGACAATGGAGGGCTTACGGGCAATTACAATAACAATGAAAATTACACAAAAACCTATTGTCCTGATGCAACAGCTCCTGTGGGAGAAGTCGTTTGGGCAAGATTTAACGACACGATAGGGATCGAACGAAATTGGGATTATTTGTATGTTTTTGACGGAGCGAATACCGAAACGGGTCGCCTTATAGCTGTCTATACAGGAGATACTTTAAATACAAATTTGCTAGCAACCATCAAGGCAACAACTGCTAATGCTTCGGGTTGCTTAACCTTTCAATTTTACTCGGATGGAGCAACTGTTGCTTCAGGATGGGAAGCGACAATTTATACAGGAAAAGCACGCAAGGGTTATGGAGCAGAGGATTGTATTGATGCAACGCCTATTTTAGAAGAAAATAAGACCTATGCAGGTAGCACTATGCTGGCTACTGGGAGACCTGATGGTCCAGACCCTAGCCTAAACATAGCTTTGGCTGCTTTGCCAAATTGTTCTGGAGCAAACGCCATCACTCGTTTAGAGAATACGGTATGGTATCGTTTTACCACGGCTGATACTTTTTGTATGGCCAATCAGATGATGATACGACTGGATAATATTTCATGCCAGAGTGTAGCTGGAACAGGCTCTGGAGTACAATTTGTCTTGTACGAGGCCGCTAGTTGCCAAAATGGAAGCACTTGGGGGAGTCCTATTTATTGTGCCGACAAATTATTGAGTGGAGATAGTATTCTTATGACGAATTTGTTGCAGCCTAATACGAAGTATTATATTATGATTGATGGTTATGCAGGACAACATTGCAATTTTGATCTTCAAATAGAAAATAGCGACTCTATGCCTTGTATTTTTGCTGGGACAAAACCTAAGGTGGTTAAATCAGTTGGCTTTAGAGCTTACCCGAATCCAGCGACTCACATTTTAAATCTAGCGTATGACCAAGCACCACAAGGCAATGCTATATTACAAATTGTAGATGTAACAGGAAGAGTGGTGCAACAAGAGCAAATTTTGATTGAAGATCGACATTGGGAATATCAATTGGATATTCGTTCTTTGCCACAAGGGATTTATATTTATCAGTTAAAAACGGATGGAGAGCGACAGTTTGGGAAGTTTCGTAAAATGTGA